The stretch of DNA AATAATCTGAgaaggaaattctccatgaaGGACAAATTTCGCGAAGCTCTCGAAATTTTGCAACGAATTTGCGATACTAAACAATATATTAACTGGCAACCCTAGACTTTCCAGTGTATTGGAAAGTTACTGACAGCACGACATGTCCATGTCATTTTCTTCAATTACATTCATTCTTGAAATTAATTATTCTCGCGTCTAATATTATAATTTTCTTGAAGTCTTTTCTACCTTAATTTAATTAAGTAaacttgaaattttgaatttcctGTGCCTAATAACTTGGCAACACTGATTCCGATGCCCCTTTTCACAACACCCCACTCAGTCACTCACTGGACTGGAACAAATCGAGATTCTTTCACTTCAAAATGCTGCGATTGTTCAGATTCCGATGCAACTTACAATCACAATTCGCCACTTTAAAAGTAATAATTCACACTTTCAACACGACACTAGGATGCATATTTGCACTTTTCAGGCGAACGCGAAAAGTTTCTCCATTGAATCGCGACAAAAGTCCGAAAAATGAAACTAAAAAACCACCCGCGCACTCGACGTTTGTATAGAAAAAAACCGAACCGCACTGCTTGGCAACGAGAGAACAACTGAATGGGACGTCGCGACGTCGGTTCGTGAGAGGCAAGTGCAAaacgattttgaacattttgaacTAATGACGGCACTCACTGGAACGATGACGGTCAGCAACAGGCCAGGGTTGCCAGAAGATTTGAATGAAGATAGAAAGGTGGGGAAGGGAAAATGGTTTCGAGGATTTTGAGGATGCACATCGTAGTGCATTCAGAAAATGACAATCCTATATCGCTTTAATTTCTGCAAACCGTTGTTGATGTTGAATAAAATGCTGAAATTTTTCTGAAACGTCCAGTTAAGGTACATCCACTCACACCTTTGGAACTTGTTAGGAAATCAATTTAGATGTGTAAAATGCTTAATAATGCATATTGCttcaataaattgaaaaacaTTAACGTCaaagacttttttttttatttaaccaaATGCATAAAAAGGGTGATGCCCACAAATTTTGAAGATTAAGTTTTATTTCCGTctttaaataacatatttttgGAATTTACCTAAACATAACTGTTATGGTGTAGAATGTTTGTTAGAGTACGATAATTATTACAATTTAGCAATAATTTAAAACAAACCGAAATAGGTATAACATTTTActttgaaattaatttaaaaaatcacaTTTATGCTCAGAAATCATTGGTCATTGCTTGATATGCCACGAAATCTCCTTCGCCGCACTCAATCTGCAGCTCCAATTTATCCCCTGCTTTGGCCGGTACGAACACAATCTTCCCGAACTCCAGCGGAACATCTCCGAGCCCCTCCGACTTCAACACCGCCTTCCCGGAACAAACCAACAGAATACATCCGTGCGGTCGATTCGTCACGCTGTACCGGGCGACCCCCGTCGGAACCTTAATCTCTGCCACGGCAAAGTCCGGCACCGTAGGAATGAACGTCCTGGTGTGGGGTTGTGCTTCTGGATCTAGCTGGACCGGTTGGTAGAGATTGTCCTGGGCTGGAGCGCCCGCGTAGCTGACCAACCGCAGCAGGGTGTCCACGTCTTTGAACTTGGGGGTGAGGCCGGCCCGAACCACGTTGTCCGAACAGGCCATGCATTCGATGCAATCGCCGGAGATGTACGCGTGGGGTACGTTGGCCGCCAGGTAGATTGCCTGACCGGGTTTCAGGTTTAGAACGTTTAGGAAGTAGATCGAGAGGAGGCCCACGTCGTTGGGGAAGTCTTTGTGCAACTGAAGGAATAAGTTGTCCAGCTCGGAGCGATCGGTTTTCGAGGTAATTTTGGCCACCATTCCGCTGATGCACTGCTCCAACTGTTCCGGCTTGCTGTGCATAAGCGAAGCGTAGAGATTCTTCAATGCGGATTCTCCGCCAGATTTGAGACTCTCGATTTTATCCCGGCCGAGTAAGGTTTCGATCTCTGGCCACGCCGAGAGAAGCCTGTGAATCTCCTCGTATGGACGAAAACCACACATGGCTTGGAAATCGGTTAACGCAATGGCCAGTTCCGGTTTGTGGTTCGGGTCTTTGTATACATCCGGAAATTGTGCGTGTAACTTTTCAGCTTCTTCCTAAAACAACAAACTTTCATTAGAATCATTCGTGGCAATCATGTTACGTGTCACTCTTACCAACCTTATTGGGATGCACCTGAATGCTAAGCGCCTTTCGAATACTCAAAACCTTGAACAGATAGGTCAGCTTTTCCTGGCCTACTCCAACATTACCCGCCAAATCCTGCCCTATGAACGCGCCCAATTCCTCCCCACTCCCCTTCACCAACGAAGGCCCACTGCAGTGATCACCCATCCACAGTTCCGCATAGGGCTTGCCCTTTTCCGGGGTAAACTTGTCGTCGTTTGCCGATGCCAACTTGGCCACGTACGAGTCCGCGTCCAGCTTGCCCCAGTCGTAGTTCTTCACGTTACCGATCAGCTCCATGGTTGGTGTTAGTTCTGAGTTGAAATTCTTTTTAATAAACCGGGACAAATCACGAAAACACAAGCAAGAGATTCTGATGAAACAGAAAGTGAACGGCAGGAAATCGGATGACCTCTGTTTGAACTCGCACCGTTCCGTTCACCACCCACCCACACCCATCCATTCGACAACAAACAACATTGATCGAGTGATGATGAAGGGGTGGCGTCGTGTTGTTTCTGTTGACGTTCCGCGGTGGGTGATGGCCATGCTGGCAGTTTCATGACGGAAGGACGACGACGCCGCAGTGCTGTGAGTTGAAGCCATGGCAGTGTTGCCACttgttaaggtgatacgggacattGTGGTTTTCCTAttcatttaaataaaaaaaataatgaaaatgcagcttccgctcgataactgggcttgaCAACAGTTCAGTTAGTGAGCGCCGCATGATAACTGGACAAAGATgccaactttaccaaacaccgtatctaacaaaatccatgaacggagaaaatcgaaggggaagttcgctgttcccatagtaaACTCATACATCGAACATTTCGGAAACgtaaaaaatccgggtattttttacAAATCATCCCTAGTGAGTGAAACAAGTATTTCTCAACGAAATTCAGAGCCTCATGtgaaaatatcttttttttttgtttacatttgttaCATACGGTattagcctgtgcatgccggcaggatcgacatacgaatgacactgataagtggagcttttttgtcgatcatttaaagctttcaacagtgttcgacattcgataagaaaatcttattggaatcgtaaacaacagcttTTCCTATCGAACCCTCGTTGACTGAAATTCAATTCAACCGTTATTTTAACTTTCAGATTATTATCAATGCTGCACCATTGATTATatgtacgtcgttttcaaaatttgttactgatttaatctatattctatctatatatataaaaatgcagtggcatacgtgggaccgcgcataacttgcgaacggaaggtccgattttggtcgtcttagttttgttctgttagttttcacccaaggaaggtttatgaggcctagaacatggacaaattgagagttttcgaaaatcgattttctatacTTCTTCCACCGgctacttgggcttggctagaaacttgaaacgtcaaaaaacgcagtagacaagacaaagtttgccgggtacagctagtaattaataaattaattaaagaCATTTTGTTAGATGGAGGTATTGTAACGACCTtgtaaataattaaatttaacttccaaccgttgaaaaaatcacctttctagtttgcagttttgcattaatcgtagtgtggccagcaataaaaaaacacccgtagaatgtcaatagggtacccgggtacccaggaaactgaaatgatcatatctccgtcaattttccaccgattttttttggctcattcaactcacaaactcattaCCTATCGAGAtaatatttggttggaccggtccgatcaccgtggGTGAAAATCCGGATTCcgcccatgtttttatacaaaacaatgctcgggattttcggtaggttagtagcaatatcggtatcaatctTGCCTCaattgcttcagcatatagtGTCTGATCAGCCTGGGATCATAAAATGTGTTGACTTTGAAGCTGCGATTCCAgatcaggcttcccgtggggGTTCTGGCTGGCCATGGCTACTTTACGGTATCCCAGGCTCAACAATGTGGGCTTCAATAAGCACATGCTCCCGAAAaaacgatgaaaaattgacgaagatatgatcatttcagtttcgtgggtacccgggtaccttggcGGCATCCCACGTAATAAAAAAAGCAAAAGCCACTCCCCTGACCTCCTCACttgaaaattcggtcaaccccattaatagatacaTTAATTAGATAATATTTACGAGTTCTTGGATCTAGCAAAGTTTCTACTTCCTAttctcaaaaataatttaaatatcgaGATTCaaaatcgaaaaaggtacccgggtaccctgccggtcacataagggttaattttAACGAAAAAATGTATTGAGAAGGATTGAATTTCCAGCTATTGTTATACTTGCAGTAACGTTACTGTTTCTAACTAATTTTGTTAGTTCTAATCTAATTTgatcttcaattattttttcatttaacgaactaaTCCTACCTTCACGTAAgtctattgtcgtcgcggttgaaacaataattttttcttcaaatgaatatgtgaaacataacgtcggacgtaATGCGCTGGACAGCAGATcaggccctctatccagcgcaatatGTTCGAAGTACGTCCAACACACGTTTatcgaaaaaatcaattttcgcgtgacaaaaaaaaatcaaaattctatCTTCAAAATAACGGTTGAATTAAATTTCATTCAATGATGGTTCAATAGGAAAATCTTATTGAAATCTTATTGGAATCATAAATATACGATTCTAATAAGATTTtctcatcgaatgtcgaacactgttaAAAGCTTTGAAtggtcgacaaaaaagctccactcattagtgtcattcgtatgtcgatcctgccggcatgcacaggctaatTTGTAAAGTTAGGCTAAAGATTGGCAGAGATCTGCTCCATgacttcacatagatttagtaagaATAATTtaactcaactttattcatatgatCTAttgttttgtataaataaaaacaGCAGAAATAAATTGTCATTCCTTGTTCAGACTTTAACCAGAACGAAAGCGTTTTATTTCCACTTACAagtggttatgggcccaggattgGTCATAGCCTGTTTGAAGAAGTTCATTTACGGTTTCGATTCGGTTTCGAAGACGAAATGATGATTTCAAGTGATAGGGTCCAGTGAAGCGGAGTTCAAAGTGGTACGATTCATGGTACAAGCGGAAGTACAAAGGCGGCAAATATTGGTGGAGGATTACCAGCTGATGGTGATGCGTTACGGTCTGGCGGATGTGTACGTGCCTATGGAAACCCTGTAAATCTGCCGAACATGGAGAAGCTTCATGTGGACGTGAAAATTATGCATCTTGGGCTTTTGCGATGAAGATGGCGTTGATTAGAGAAGGTTCCTGGTGATCGGTGATACCATCAGAAGGACATGAGATGGACCCGGAAATGAGTGAACGAGCATTAGCGGCGATCTGCATGTGCTTGGAGAAGAACAATTATAGCCTGGTGGAGAACGTTGAAACCGCAAGAAAAGCTTTGGGAGAAGCTCCCCAGAAGGCATTCTAGGATAACGGTTTGCTTCAGCGTTTCGGTTTGATGGACAAACTGACGCCCGTGAAGCGCGAAGAGATTGGATCCATTGAAGATTACGTTGATGAACTATTACTGGCTTGCCTTCATCAGGCTCTGAGAAATGCAATGCACCACAACAACTGGCAGTTAGAATTATTGAGCTACAGAATTATTTTTCACACTAAAGTTTCTTGATTCTCAGTTCCAAGAAATAGCTTCAAGTAGAATTCAATTTCACCTATATGTGAATACTATGGTAGTGCTTTGCTGGGCCCCAACCATACAGAGTAGTACAGCTCATGGGCGTACCCAGAGGGAGgctagattattttttttttaaatcgagccaACTAAAAGATTATacaaagagttccagaaaaaatatctcaaaaaataaactattctaataattaaggtttttatccacaaaccttttttactcgacaaccacaagaaaattctccaagagaatcacttcaatcttatcatagaatataacaatataacaagcttggttgaatggaaattcctttaggcatttattcaggaacttctcagtgattctttctgaaattccacaatggatttctgcaggagattcttttcgtgaattcttctatggacatcttgcagggttccgatagtaaTGATTTCAGGGTTTGTTTTGAGAAATGCATCAAGAATCCATCCCACGATTACTACagaattttttacagatacttctgcaaggatgcattaacgaattcctccaggaatttttccataacttCCTTTAGTggttcatggattgctccagagaatttttcaagaattcctctatgggtttcaccagacattcttcctggaatttctcctgggatatctataaaggttcctccagtgattgttccagtgattttttcgataattccgctagaaatttctccaaggattcccgtcgataaaaattctttaaggtatttctgtaagtattcctgcagagatttcttcaggaatttctccatatattcattCAAGAAATAAATCTGGAATAATTTGAAGTGTTTCAGCTGGAATATTTTCCAAAAACCCTTACAAGAAATTTTACaagagattagctaaaaattaatccaggagttcctcaaaacattgtgcaaaacatttttttgggagtcctttcaaagattccaacaataattcgtccaaaaattatttcagacatggatttcatatttttttctacagaaatttttccgggaatttgataagaaagctttcctgggatttcctaaacaattcctgatgggattgcttccgggattgctcatgggtttttttcagacattcctccaggttttccttcaataattcttccaggggttcattcgacaatttcttctgtgttttttcagaaacaactccagagattatttcaaaaattcctccaaggattactccaggaacacctttttgggaattgcttcagggattccccttAAAACtaatcatggaattccttcagaaatgcttctaaagattcctgctgaaattcatcaaggaattcttctggaggttcctccgttaatccctacaggcattcctctaagatggattcctccaagaatttctgcagggcttaactcgtgaattacttctgagattttttaaaggattccttcagaaattcctccttgtattctttaaagaactcccccaggaattaattcagtacttcctccagcaactgtttaggaattccattaggaattcctcttgaaatatattccgggattccttctggagtttttttttcagaaactcttcttaggattccaccagaatttctccaagaattttatctgcgattccttcaggaattattcctggtattctcactagattcatccacgaaattcttcataaattactctaggatttttgttccagggattcctctgggaattcctgcagggatttctctgaaaattcctccaggaattcatctagaaactcctccataaattccaccagaaattcctctagagattccttcaggaattcctacaggcaattTTCTAGAGTGATCTCCAGGGATCAAAAATtcctacacgattttttttttagagattcgtccaaaaatcctccagggtttgctcaatgcattccttcaggacttcagattcctccagtaattacttccgggattcttccaagaattccaccaagaatttctatagaaatctatccaggaaatctttaagggattcctccaaggattttttttcagagactccaacaggaattcctccaaagatttttccaggaactatcTCAGagtatcctccaagaattccaccagtaattctacTAGGCATCCTCCCACATaattttccagacattctttcagggactcctccttggattcttgcaaagatttctccaggatttttgataacgtttttttcaaaaattccaccagatattcctccaggaatttcttcagggactccttcaaaaattcctccatattcttccaggagtttctgcagggattgctacatgaattcttcctgagtttccttcagaaatccatgcaagcactcctccaggattttatccaggaaattctctagagtttcttcggaaaattcctctaggaatttctttaggtatttgtccaggaatttcaccaggaagcaATCAacgaattccatcataaattatatcagaaattcatccaggaatttatccaggaaatccttcagagattctttcagaaattcttccaggattttctgtagggataccttcaagaatatttttagaaattcctccaagaattctattcctccaggaattgctggaattgctctaggaatgccGATAAAAAAtcctccttcgaagatttctccaagaattcctccaggaatttctgagggtttttttttcagaaatttatcgcagggttcatccagagattccccggcatttatccagtaattgttgcaagaattcctccaggaatttctccagggatgtctccagaaactgctttatggaattctccaggagtaacctcaagaatttcttcaggaattcctccagcaatttctataggaattgatccaggaattgctcctggacatccttcagaaattatatcagcaattgttctaggattttttccagaaaatcttcttgcgattttttttagaaatccttccaggaaattctccaggattaccctaagtcatttttcagggattccgtcaggcattgctcctgagatttcttcatgaattgcttcagggattcctccaggaatttctccggagattttccCAGAGAatcgtccaggaaatccttcaaagtttcttcaaaaagttcctctaaggattcttcaagcaaatcctctagtgatttctacaaaatctcttccaggaatttcatcaggcataccttaagaaatttttcagggattcctccaggattttttcttgagatcacttcagagatttcttcaagtattcctccagggattcctccaaaaattccgttAAAAATTCCGCCAgtgttttctcaagggatttttttcagaaatataaaaacaatataaATCTTACAGAActttcatcatggattcctccagcaattacaacaggaatgcctctaggaattcctccagacattcctctaggattttatccaggtattttttcaggaactccttcaggcatTGCTCCTAGACATTCTCCAGAATCTATGTTAGCACTTCCTAtagggattccgccaggcatttctccaggaatttctcttgagatttcactaggaattgcttcagaaattccaacagaagattctccatgaattactccaaggattttcccatgaattcctcaagaaaacccttcgaatattccaccaggaaatcctcctgcagttccttaaaggattcttccaggaagttctctggggatttcttcagaaattcttccaggaagttctccaggaataccttcaggaatttatcaggggttcccccaggtattcctccagaaattcctccagggatttcatcacaaatttcttcaaggattcccccagggatccaggatttgcttcagaggttcctgcagggatttctccatgaatttttccagggatattcccagagattcctcctgggaatcctccagaaattcctccaagggttcttccaagaaatcctcctgaaatttctcaagtttttttttcagaaatttcttcagcgattcctcccagaattccattggaaatttctcctggattttttttttcagggattgctccaagaattcatccaataaatttctccaggaatgcctgctgggtcttatctaagaattcttccaggaattacgccaggaatttgttcagaaattcctccaggtatttctccaggattctctctagagattttcccggaaattgcttcggggatttctccaggaattctttcagggattctttcaagaattactccaaggattccttctcaaatttctcaaagattttctttaggactttcataagagattgcttttgaaatttttctaaaaataccttccagaattcctccagaatttcctgcaaggaatcctccagaaatttattgaggatttcttctaggatttcctaattagatctcttcagatatttctctcggTATATtctctcctccaggtattcctgtaaaacaaacttaacggttgagatttcggtaaaacattaccgaagtcggtgattttttctaactgtgtacacCTCGATCAGCATCATTTTCAGATAAAATAAAACCTCAAAGACAATGAGAAAACTAAACTTAAACATATTaacatataaacatgttaagtttTATCACGTGAATAAtattaaaattcaaaatggcggctaagTACAATATGGCAGCCAAAACAAATAGGCCAACTAAACTTTCATGACAGATAATGAGGATTGTTTCTTTCCGTAATGACACACACCTGGTTAAATGATACTTAAAAGTTTTATTATTTACATAAATATTACACAAAAACAAGAGAAAAATGGCTATACTATTACACTTTAGCTAAAATTTTGTAGGGGCAGGACACAATTGCATTCTCGGAATAGTCTGCAATCCATAGAAAATGCTTCCTAAACTAGTTGTTCAAACGGAACATCTGTTTTCAAGAAAAGATTTGGTAGATTCCATCGAGTTTTGTAAATGTCAGTTCTGCGATCCATGTTCTCTTTTTGTCAAATAAGGTCCACTACTCAATCTACTTCCAAATCTCTTCCATTTTAAGAAACAGACCTCCGATTCGCAACTGCCTACTGCGCCTCAATTAACCCTCGACTAAACCCCGTACAAAGGTAGTAAAAGTGTCACCCCTTTCCACGTGAAAATCTTTTTGAACTTTCCCCGGCATGGCGACGCTACGAAAACAAATCATGTCCGTGATTTTCCACCCAAAACCGG from Aedes albopictus strain Foshan unplaced genomic scaffold, AalbF5 HiC_scaffold_5, whole genome shotgun sequence encodes:
- the LOC109431143 gene encoding mannose-6-phosphate isomerase, encoding MELIGNVKNYDWGKLDADSYVAKLASANDDKFTPEKGKPYAELWMGDHCSGPSLVKGSGEELGAFIGQDLAGNVGVGQEKLTYLFKVLSIRKALSIQVHPNKEEAEKLHAQFPDVYKDPNHKPELAIALTDFQAMCGFRPYEEIHRLLSAWPEIETLLGRDKIESLKSGGESALKNLYASLMHSKPEQLEQCISGMVAKITSKTDRSELDNLFLQLHKDFPNDVGLLSIYFLNVLNLKPGQAIYLAANVPHAYISGDCIECMACSDNVVRAGLTPKFKDVDTLLRLVSYAGAPAQDNLYQPVQLDPEAQPHTRTFIPTVPDFAVAEIKVPTGVARYSVTNRPHGCILLVCSGKAVLKSEGLGDVPLEFGKIVFVPAKAGDKLELQIECGEGDFVAYQAMTNDF